A window of the bacterium genome harbors these coding sequences:
- a CDS encoding 4Fe-4S dicluster domain-containing protein: MAYLITDDCIDCNACEIDCPNNAIYAGGAPYELNGQEHPALHDTHTYIAYDKCTECVGYYDEPQCVAACPSEAIIKDPDRVETQEELLAKKERLGTILK, from the coding sequence ATGGCTTACTTAATAACCGACGACTGCATCGATTGCAATGCATGCGAAATTGATTGCCCGAACAATGCAATTTATGCTGGCGGAGCTCCATATGAATTAAATGGACAGGAACATCCGGCTTTACACGATACTCATACATACATCGCTTATGACAAATGTACCGAATGTGTCGGCTACTATGATGAACCTCAGTGTGTAGCTGCTTGCCCAAGTGAGGCAATAATAAAAGATCCGGATCGTGTAGAAACTCAGGAAGAGCTGCTTGCAAAAAAAGAGAGACTAGGCACAATACTTAAATAA
- a CDS encoding SdiA-regulated domain-containing protein encodes MERKIIYIVIPALFLLISFCGTNKKDEKVKTLTFSVAEKIPVSEPSGLALSSDEKAFWTVSDQTAEVYLFDGWGKIIKSFDLDGEDPEGITIVDDSTLAVVLERSREVVILDTAGNEIKRASINLKGDLNTGLEGITYDPAEKKFYVINEKKPLLLITLDRNLAEIKRDTLNFSKDISGIFYDSDLKVLWILSDENQRIYKTDLSGNPIEEFKIKVTQPEGIAFNKARTRLYIISDRTENLYVFNLK; translated from the coding sequence TTGGAAAGAAAAATCATCTACATAGTTATACCAGCTCTATTTCTTTTAATTTCCTTTTGCGGAACGAATAAAAAGGATGAAAAAGTAAAAACCTTAACTTTTTCAGTGGCTGAAAAAATTCCTGTGTCCGAACCATCCGGTCTTGCTCTTTCTTCGGATGAAAAAGCATTTTGGACGGTAAGCGATCAGACTGCGGAGGTTTACCTTTTTGACGGCTGGGGAAAAATAATTAAAAGCTTTGATCTTGACGGGGAAGATCCTGAAGGAATTACAATAGTGGATGACAGTACGCTTGCGGTTGTTCTTGAAAGATCACGGGAAGTTGTTATTCTTGATACGGCCGGAAATGAAATTAAACGTGCTTCTATTAATCTTAAAGGAGATTTGAATACAGGCCTGGAAGGAATAACATATGATCCAGCAGAAAAAAAATTTTATGTTATAAATGAAAAGAAACCTCTTTTACTAATTACACTAGATCGAAATTTAGCCGAGATAAAAAGAGACACGCTTAATTTTTCAAAGGATATATCAGGAATATTTTATGATTCTGATCTGAAAGTGTTATGGATTTTAAGTGATGAAAACCAGCGTATTTACAAAACCGACCTTTCGGGAAATCCAATTGAGGAATTTAAGATTAAAGTTACTCAGCCCGAGGGAATTGCATTTAACAAAGCAAGAACGAGACTTTACATAATTTCCGATCGGACAGAAAATCTTTATGTCTTCAACCTAAAATAA
- a CDS encoding sodium:alanine symporter family protein, whose product MLEQLLIDIRDFIWGIPLIALLVGTGIYLTILLKGLQFKQLVHSLWLAFIRKRESESEGDISHFQALMTALAATVGTGNIAGVATAIAIGGPGALFWMWITGLFGMATKYAEAVLAVKYRIKDKNGNMCGGPMYYLANGMNLKWLGALFAMFASVAAFGIGNMVQSNSVADAVKYSFDLPVEVTGIILAVGTGLVLLGGIKSIGKVTGVLVPFMIAFYFLAALVVVIIHIDQIPSVFSHVIIEAFTDTAAAGGFTGATIMMTIRSGISRGVFSNESGLGSSPIAAAAAQTKHPVTQALVSMTQTFIDTIIICSMTGFAILVSNVLPTGATGAPLTQQAFETALPGEWGGIVVSIGLIFFAYSTILGWSYYGEKSLEYLLGEKSVKPYRLLFVIIVYIGAVVKLDLVWTIADIMNGLMALPNLIALLGLSGIVSAETKSYFNKSV is encoded by the coding sequence ATATTGGAACAATTATTAATTGACATAAGAGATTTTATTTGGGGTATTCCTCTTATTGCTTTACTGGTGGGAACCGGAATTTATCTCACCATCCTGCTCAAAGGATTACAGTTCAAGCAGCTCGTCCACTCACTTTGGCTTGCATTTATAAGAAAAAGAGAATCCGAATCCGAAGGAGATATTTCTCACTTCCAGGCATTGATGACTGCACTCGCTGCTACAGTTGGTACAGGAAATATTGCAGGTGTTGCAACAGCAATTGCTATTGGCGGTCCCGGTGCTTTGTTCTGGATGTGGATTACAGGATTATTCGGTATGGCAACAAAATATGCCGAAGCGGTTCTTGCTGTTAAATACAGGATCAAAGATAAAAATGGTAATATGTGTGGTGGACCAATGTATTATCTTGCTAACGGGATGAACCTGAAATGGCTCGGGGCTTTATTTGCTATGTTTGCTTCTGTCGCTGCTTTTGGAATTGGGAATATGGTGCAGTCAAACTCTGTCGCTGATGCAGTAAAGTATTCATTTGATCTTCCTGTTGAAGTAACGGGAATCATCCTTGCAGTTGGAACCGGACTAGTTTTACTCGGAGGTATAAAAAGTATTGGCAAAGTGACAGGTGTTTTGGTTCCGTTTATGATTGCATTTTACTTTCTTGCCGCTCTCGTTGTTGTGATCATCCATATCGATCAAATACCTTCCGTGTTCAGTCATGTTATCATTGAAGCATTTACTGATACAGCAGCTGCTGGCGGTTTTACAGGTGCTACAATTATGATGACGATCAGAAGTGGAATTTCAAGAGGTGTTTTTTCAAACGAATCTGGTTTGGGAAGTTCACCGATTGCGGCTGCTGCTGCACAAACAAAACATCCTGTAACACAGGCGCTCGTTTCAATGACTCAGACGTTCATTGATACAATCATAATCTGTTCAATGACCGGATTTGCAATTCTTGTAAGTAATGTTCTTCCGACAGGAGCAACAGGAGCTCCATTAACTCAACAAGCATTTGAAACAGCATTACCCGGTGAGTGGGGCGGAATAGTTGTTTCTATCGGACTAATATTTTTCGCATACTCAACAATTCTTGGATGGAGTTATTACGGTGAGAAATCACTTGAATATTTACTGGGAGAAAAATCTGTCAAACCGTACCGATTACTCTTCGTTATTATTGTTTATATCGGAGCCGTCGTTAAACTTGATTTAGTCTGGACAATCGCAGATATAATGAACGGACTAATGGCTCTTCCAAATCTTATTGCTCTTCTTGGTTTAAGCGGAATAGTTTCAGCTGAAACGAAAAGTTACTTCAACAAATCGGTTTAA